In one Pseudomonadota bacterium genomic region, the following are encoded:
- a CDS encoding DUF3450 domain-containing protein produces MMRHPRSGIRTGLLLGALFLLLLSVAPALAEPLADLAARLAGLRGEVESLSEQLADESRELSDQLRSYARQKADLELQLERERTRIKKLRAALTTKRQRIATEAKRDQAYGPVFERGLGALRAYVASSLPFRTQERLDALTRLHESFEAGLLTPERALSRLWSFYDDEFRMTRENGLFRQVIVVQGHEQLADVAKIGMVMMFFRTNTGQVGKVDRSAAGWLYQPIDDKRQARLINTLFDSFRKQIRVGYFELPNALVSREVAR; encoded by the coding sequence ATGATGCGCCATCCACGATCGGGGATTCGTACAGGGCTGCTGCTTGGAGCACTTTTCTTGCTGCTGCTGTCTGTTGCGCCGGCACTTGCGGAGCCCCTTGCCGATCTCGCCGCAAGATTGGCCGGCCTGAGAGGCGAAGTCGAGAGTCTGTCGGAGCAGCTGGCCGACGAAAGCCGCGAGCTTTCGGATCAGCTGCGCTCCTATGCACGCCAGAAGGCGGATCTCGAGCTCCAGCTCGAGCGCGAAAGGACGCGCATCAAGAAGCTCCGCGCGGCGCTGACGACGAAGAGGCAACGCATCGCAACGGAAGCGAAACGGGACCAAGCCTACGGGCCTGTGTTCGAGCGAGGCCTCGGGGCGCTGCGCGCCTATGTGGCAAGCTCGCTGCCCTTCCGCACTCAGGAACGCCTGGATGCGCTTACGAGGCTGCATGAGAGTTTTGAAGCCGGGCTGTTGACGCCCGAGCGCGCGCTTTCCCGATTGTGGAGCTTTTACGACGACGAGTTTCGCATGACTCGGGAAAACGGCCTGTTCCGGCAGGTCATCGTCGTGCAAGGGCACGAGCAGCTTGCCGATGTCGCAAAGATCGGCATGGTGATGATGTTCTTCCGCACGAACACGGGGCAAGTCGGCAAGGTCGATCGCTCGGCAGCGGGCTGGCTCTACCAGCCCATCGACGACAAGCGGCAGGCTCGGCTGATCAACACGCTGTTCGACAGCTTCCGCAAGCAGATCCGCGTCGGCTACTTCGAGCTTCCCAATGCGCTGGTGTCCCGGGAGGTTGCGCGATGA